TGCACTCTCACGATCTAGTGCTTGGTCCTGCCATCGATGGTGGCTACTATTTACTGGGTCTACGTTATTTCATCTCCGAATTATTCACTGGCATCAACTGGGGAACTGCTACAGTGTTACAACAGACTGTTGATAGTGCCAAGCAGCTTGATTTAGCTGTTGCTTATCTGCCTCAACTAGCTGATGTTGACCGCCCGGAGGATCTGCCAGTTTGGGAGCAAATATATCAGAGCAGAGAGCAGGGGGAGCAGGGGAGGAATATACAGGCAGACAATCCTTGGGAATAATCCTCCACTATTGATCAATCTGCCCTTACAGGAGTCAGAGTATCGGCACTAAAAGAATTTCTATCATCATTCCTGCTCTCAATGAGGCAGGAAATATTACCAGAACGTTAGCCAGTACCCAACCAGGCGCAAATTTGGAAGTGATTGTGGTGGATGGCGGCAGCCAGGATAGCACAGTTGAGATTGCTCAATCCTTGGGTGTGAAAGTTCTGTTTGCTCCCGCTGGTCGTGCTGCTCAAATGAACGTGGGTGCAAAAGCGGCTACCGGCGATATTTTACTGTTTCTCCATGCCGATACTCGTTTACCGGCTGAGTTCGACAAATTGGTTCGCACTGCGCTGGAACAATCTGGTACTATTGCTGGTGCATTTGCCTTGCAAATTAATGCATCACTGTGGAGTTTGCGGTTAATAGAATGGGGAGTTAATTGGCGATCGCGTCAACTACAAATGCCCTATGGTGACCAAGCCATCTTTTTAAAAGCAGAAGTGTTTCATAATATTGGCAGCTTTCCAGAGCTACCGCTGATGGAAGATTTTGAACTGATGCGTTGTTTAAAACGTAAAGGACGCATTGTTATCATCCCATT
This window of the Chroococcidiopsis sp. CCMEE 29 genome carries:
- a CDS encoding TIGR04283 family arsenosugar biosynthesis glycosyltransferase; this encodes MGTKRISIIIPALNEAGNITRTLASTQPGANLEVIVVDGGSQDSTVEIAQSLGVKVLFAPAGRAAQMNVGAKAATGDILLFLHADTRLPAEFDKLVRTALEQSGTIAGAFALQINASLWSLRLIEWGVNWRSRQLQMPYGDQAIFLKAEVFHNIGSFPELPLMEDFELMRCLKRKGRIVIIPLPVLTSGRRWLQRGIWKTTLTNQIAIIAYLIGIPPEQIAHWYRRL